TCATCCTCTTCCACAACAAACGCCACCCGGCTCAAATGGGCGCACCGGAAATTGAAGCCTTCCTCTCCTACCTCGCCACCCACGAGCACGTCGCCACTTCGACCCAAAACCAGGCCCTCAGCGCCCTTCTCTTCCTCTACCGCCACGTCCTCCAACGGGAACTCCCTCCAACCTTGAACTTCACCCTCGCCAAGCGCCCCCAGCGCCTGCCCACCGTCCTTTCGCAGGAAGAAATACGCCGCCTGATGACCTTCCTCGACGGCACCCCCTGGCTGGTGGCCCAACTGCTCTACGGCAGCGGGCTGCGCCTCTCCGAAGCCCTGCGCCTTCGCATCCAAGACATCGATTTCGCCAACCATTACATCTTCGTGCGCAGCGGCAAGGGCGACAAAGATCGCGTCACCCTGCTGCCGGAAACCCTCCAGCCGCACCTCAAAATACAAATCCAAAAAGTCCACCGCCTCTACCTGCGCGACCAGCAAAACCCGCGCTGGCGCGGCGTCTCCCTCCCCGACGCGCTGGAACGCAAATACCCCACCGCGGCACGCCGCTGGGAATGGCAATACCTCTTCCCTGCGGAACGTCTCGGCCCCGACCCCCGCGGTCAGGGCCTGCGCCGCCATCACCTGCACCCCAGCAGCATCCAGAAAGCCATCCGTCAGGCTGCCAAAGCCGCCCGCATCACCAAACACGTCACCCCCCACGTCCTGCGGCATTCCTTCGCCACCCACCTCCTGGAACACGGCTACGACATCCGCACCGTCCAGGAACTCCTCGGCCACAAAGACGTCCGCACCACCATGATATACACCCATGTCCTCAAACGCGGCCCCTACGCCGTCCGCAGCCCCCTCGACGCCCTGGAACAACCCTGACCCCACCTCCGCAAGGAAAGCCCATGCTCACCAAACGCATTATTCCCTGTCTCGACATTCGCGACGGCCGCGTCGTCAAAGGCGTTCACTTCGTCAACCTGCGCGACGCCGGCGACCCGGTGGAACAAGCCCGCCTCTACGACGCCCAGGGAGCCGACGAACTGGTCTTCCTGGATATTTCGGCCACCCCGGAAGGCCGTGCCACCACCGCCGACCTGGTTTCCCGCGTCGCCGAAGTCGTCTTCATGCCCCTGACGGTGGGCGGCGGCATCCGCAGCGTGGACGACATGCGCCGCCTGCTGCTGGCGGGGGCCGACAAAGTCAGCGTCAACTCTGCGGCTGTGCGCACCCCCCGCATCCTCACCGAAGGCGCCGAGCGTTTCGGCGCACAGTGCATCGTACTCGCCATCGACGCCAAACGCGTCTCGCCTCCTCACGAACCGCCTCGCTGGGAAGTTTACATCAGCGGCGGACGCACTCCCACCGGCCTCGATGCCCTCGAATGGGCCGTGCGCGGCGTGGAACTCGGCGCGGGCGAAATCCTGCTCACCAGCATGGACGCCGACGGCACCTTAGCAGGCTACGACCTGGAACTCACCCGCGCCGTCGCCGAAGCCGTGCCCGTGCCGGTCATCGCCTCGGGCGGGGCTGGGAAACCGGAGCACTTTGCCGACGTGCTGACCACCGGAAAAGCCGATGCCGCCCTCGCGGCTTCCCTCTTCCACGATGGTGTGTTGCGCATTCCCGATTTGAAGAACTACCTCGCGGCGCGGGGCGTCCCCATTCGCCCCACGGCCACACCCACTCCCTGAACGCTCACTTTTTCACCACGCCCAATTCCTTGATGCACACATAAAAAGAGGGGAAAGGATACGTCGCGGGCATCAGCGGCTGGAGCACCACACGATAGTGCACCCCAGGCTTGAGTGCGCCAAAATCACCCCCTGGCACTCCCACAACGGTGTAAAACGGGCCTGAACGGCTCATGCCAGCATAAAAAAGCAGCCCCGGCGGCGTCTGCTCCACCCATGCGTCTTCCAGCACGATGGGCTGCGGCTCTCCAATATCGTCCTGACCCTGCTGGTTCCCCAAAACAGGGACCATCTCGCGGTAAACTTCGGCTATACGAAATTCGTCCGGCGTAAGGCCACGATCCTTCGCCAACGCGGCATCAATATACGCCAGTGTGTGGCGATACGACGCTGCCTGATCACCCGAAGCCTGCTGCAGCCAGTCCGCGTAACGCTGACGTTCCATCTCCAGGGCGCGCACCGTGGCCTGCAGGCATTCGCTTTGCCACATCGCGGTGGCGTCCGGCGTGGGGGTGGTTGCGGGGGAAGCGCCTGGCGCACACGCCGCCAACGCCACCGCCACCCCTGCCAGGGCCATCCCAACCTGCCACATAAAACTGCGCTTCATAGACCACCTCCCATACTTCCTTTTACTCAACGCCAACCACCACCCTCAGTATACGCCGCGGCAGCACGGAAAGCAAGCCGCAAACTTCGGCACGGCGGCTTGCCGTGCACCCAAAGAGGCTTGAGAGAGCGTCCCGACCCTACAAGGCGCCCCACGTCCACTTCAAGCAAACGGCGGGGCCGACCTACGCCAGCCCCGCCGCAAAGTTCACGCTCAAAAAGAAAACTTACTTGCCGCTCATCATTTGCGCGGCCTGCATGATGGCCTGCACCACCACCTTGGCCGACTGGGCGCGATGCGGCGTTTGTCCCACGCCGGTTGCCGCGGCCAACGCATCCAGCGCCGCCTCAGTGGTGCTGTGCCCGCTTTGGGAAGCCTGCAGGAAAGCACTGCCGGCGCGCATCAGATCGTCAAGGCCAAGGCCATCGCTCAGCCCGCCGCCCTGACTTCCCGAGCCTTGCGCCTGCCCGCCGGTGAGCGCACCCAACAGGCCGCCCAGCAGGTCGCCGCCCGCGGGCTGCTGTTGCTGTTGCGGCTGCTGTGCAGGTTGCTGACCGCCGCCCGTCAGCGCACCCAACAGGCCGCCGAGCAAGTCGCCGCCCTGGGCTGGCTGCTGCGCCTGGGGTTGCGCAGCCGTGCCCCCCTGCGCCGAACCCAGCAACGCCTGGATGAGCAAAGGCAAGGTCTGTTGTGTGAGGGGCTTGCCGCGCAGTTGCTGCGCGCCCTGTGCCATGGTCTGGGCATACGCCTGGGCCGTACCGGTCGGCTTTTGCTGCAACATCTCGCTGGCACGCGCCAGAATGTCCGCCGGTTCCAGGCTGGGGTTTTCCTTCGCCACCTGCTCGACCAGTTGAAAAACTTCCACCACATGGTCGCCGTGGTCATGGTTATAGGTGTCGGCGGCGTTCAAATCTTCCCGTTTCTGGCTCAGCGCCTGGGTGACAAACTCAAACAACTGCGCCATGTTCAAGGTATTGCTCATGGGGCTGTCCTCTTCGTGACTGCCGACCTACAGCGCCGGAATGTCAAGTTTCTGACCGGGAAAGATTTTGCCCGGGTCGTCGCCGATGGTGCGCTTGTTGGCCTTGTAAATTTCTGTCCACAGCGCCGCGTTGCCGTAATATTTGAGGGCGATCGCGCTGAGGGTGTCGCCGGATTCCACCACGTGCACTGCGGGCAGGCTGGGGCGCTCAGGTTTGGCC
This genomic interval from Chloroflexota bacterium contains the following:
- a CDS encoding integron integrase, whose translation is MPHPTQQPKLLDRVRAALRSRHYSYRTEQSYVQWVRRFILFHNKRHPAQMGAPEIEAFLSYLATHEHVATSTQNQALSALLFLYRHVLQRELPPTLNFTLAKRPQRLPTVLSQEEIRRLMTFLDGTPWLVAQLLYGSGLRLSEALRLRIQDIDFANHYIFVRSGKGDKDRVTLLPETLQPHLKIQIQKVHRLYLRDQQNPRWRGVSLPDALERKYPTAARRWEWQYLFPAERLGPDPRGQGLRRHHLHPSSIQKAIRQAAKAARITKHVTPHVLRHSFATHLLEHGYDIRTVQELLGHKDVRTTMIYTHVLKRGPYAVRSPLDALEQP
- the hisF gene encoding imidazole glycerol phosphate synthase subunit HisF — its product is MLTKRIIPCLDIRDGRVVKGVHFVNLRDAGDPVEQARLYDAQGADELVFLDISATPEGRATTADLVSRVAEVVFMPLTVGGGIRSVDDMRRLLLAGADKVSVNSAAVRTPRILTEGAERFGAQCIVLAIDAKRVSPPHEPPRWEVYISGGRTPTGLDALEWAVRGVELGAGEILLTSMDADGTLAGYDLELTRAVAEAVPVPVIASGGAGKPEHFADVLTTGKADAALAASLFHDGVLRIPDLKNYLAARGVPIRPTATPTP
- a CDS encoding LysM peptidoglycan-binding domain-containing protein, producing the protein MMSTNDAQSEFERRLAEDRKRIQEQQAERAREEAAARAERQRKAQEALEMLGAQAKKEEAKPERPSLPAVHVVESGDTLSAIALKYYGNAALWTEIYKANKRTIGDDPGKIFPGQKLDIPAL